Proteins encoded in a region of the Zea mays cultivar B73 chromosome 4, Zm-B73-REFERENCE-NAM-5.0, whole genome shotgun sequence genome:
- the LOC103652662 gene encoding thaumatin-like protein, which yields MALASNKLLIKYSFVTVAFLVASTRGSGTIQLILVNNCAESIWPGLLGTAGQPTPQSGGLHLAPGDEAAFDVPVGWSGRVWPRRGCSFDQRERGQCATGDCGGVLRCDGRPGAAPATVVEMTLGTPKSPLHFYDVSLVDGFNAPVSMAPVGGGAGCGVAGCQADLNVCCPSALEVRDREGRVAGCRSACKAMGGDRYCCTGDYASPDRCRPTIFAHVFKAVCPKAYSYAYDDATSLNRCKASRYLITFCPPPTSRK from the exons ATGGCCTTGGCCTCTAATAAGCTCCTCATCAAGTACAGCTTCGTCACGGTGGCATTCTTAGTCGCCAGCACTC GTGGGAGTGGCACCATCCAGCTGATCTTGGTGAACAACTGCGCGGAATCCATCTGGCCCGGGCTTCTGGGCACCGCCGGCCAGCCGACGCCGCAGTCGGGCGGCCTCCACCTGGCCCCCGGCGACGAGGCGGCCTTCGACGTGCCGGTGGGGTGGTCCGGCCGCGTGTGGCCGCGGCGCGGCTGCTCCTTCGACCAGCGCGAGCGGGGGCAGTGCGCGACGGGGGACTGCGGCGGCGTGCTCCGCTGCGACGGGCGGCCCGGCGCCGCCCCGGCCACGGTGGTGGAGATGACGCTGGGCACCCCCAAGTCCCCGCTCCACTTCTACGACGTGTCGCTGGTGGACGGCTTCAACGCGCCGGTGTCCATGGCCCCCGTGGGCGGCGGCGCCGGGTGCGGCGTGGCCGGGTGCCAGGCGGACCTGAACGTCTGCTGCCCGTCGGCGCTGGAGGTGAGGGACCGCGAGGGGAGGGTGGCCGGCTGCCGGAGCGCCTGCAAGGCCATGGGAGGGGACAGGTACTGCTGCACGGGGGACTACGCGTCGCCGGACAGGTGCCGCCCCACCATCTTCGCCCACGTCTTCAAGGCCGTGTGCCCCAAGGCCTACAGCTACGCGTACGACGACGCCACCTCGCTGAACCGGTGCAAGGCCAGCCGGTACCTCATCACCTTCTGCCCACCGCCGACATCCAGGAAATGA